The Methylomusa anaerophila genome has a segment encoding these proteins:
- a CDS encoding molybdopterin-binding protein, which produces MSFKKVRVCDAVGMVLGHDMTKIVPGEYKGPLFRKGHIIRQEDIPHLLDIGKEHIYLLELGEGQVHEDEAARRIAGKVAGANTSITEPVEGRVDLVAKQGGLLKVNRAAVTRINSVDYIVLSTLHGNQPVKAGDILAGIKVVPLVVEDAVIRAAGAVADEYEDIISVKPLNSLKTAVIVTGNEVFFGRIQDKFGPVLAEKIKIYNAAFHGISSQPDDQAKITRAILNFVSAGVDVIVVTGGMSVDPDDVTPEAIRATGAEVVTYGTPVLPGAMFMLAYLGKVAILGLPGCGMFSKTTVFDLVFPRILAGERLTKQDFAGMGYGGLCLRCQECRYPYCPFGK; this is translated from the coding sequence GTGTCGTTCAAAAAAGTGCGGGTATGTGATGCTGTTGGTATGGTATTGGGGCATGACATGACAAAAATTGTACCGGGAGAATATAAGGGGCCGCTATTTCGAAAAGGACATATTATCCGGCAGGAAGATATACCACACCTGCTGGACATCGGCAAGGAACATATTTACTTGTTAGAACTAGGTGAAGGGCAAGTGCATGAAGACGAGGCGGCCAGACGGATTGCCGGCAAAGTGGCTGGCGCGAACACTTCGATTACAGAGCCGGTGGAAGGGCGGGTTGATCTTGTCGCCAAGCAAGGAGGGCTACTAAAAGTAAACCGCGCGGCGGTGACCAGGATTAATTCAGTCGATTATATCGTACTGTCCACCTTGCATGGCAACCAGCCGGTTAAAGCAGGGGATATTTTGGCCGGGATTAAAGTAGTCCCTTTGGTGGTGGAGGATGCTGTTATCCGGGCTGCCGGGGCTGTTGCCGACGAATATGAAGATATAATATCGGTAAAACCGCTAAACTCCCTTAAAACAGCTGTGATTGTTACTGGCAATGAGGTTTTTTTTGGCCGCATTCAGGACAAGTTCGGCCCTGTCTTAGCGGAAAAAATTAAAATATATAATGCAGCTTTCCATGGTATTAGCTCACAGCCTGATGATCAGGCGAAAATTACCCGCGCTATTCTCAATTTCGTCAGCGCCGGCGTTGATGTGATTGTTGTCACAGGCGGAATGTCGGTTGATCCGGATGATGTAACTCCGGAAGCTATCCGTGCTACCGGCGCCGAGGTTGTTACCTATGGAACGCCGGTACTGCCGGGAGCGATGTTTATGTTAGCTTATCTTGGCAAGGTTGCGATTTTAGGACTGCCCGGATGCGGTATGTTTTCCAAAACAACGGTCTTTGATTTGGTATTCCCGAGGATTCTTGCCGGTGAGAGATTAACGAAACAGGACTTTGCCGGTATGGGGTACGGTGGCTTGTGTCTAAGGTGTCAAGAATGCAGGTATCCTTACTGTCCTTTTGGAAAGTAA
- a CDS encoding gamma-glutamylcyclotransferase family protein — MRRRKFRHYFAYGINMNNEQVRQIDIHPQVLNIARLPGYRLGFYGYSAIWDGAVETIVADTGAELWGVLYALDFAECERLDEWMDARVDGAGNYFHYPVTVVDGRGRIEDALIYKKSSLGNPKPPSAQYLDAIIRGAREKGLPAEYVMSLQSVASQPASYTVPRYPWAGKERVLSEECKICTDLIEKNRMAWLERLG, encoded by the coding sequence TTGCGGCGGAGAAAATTTCGGCATTATTTTGCTTATGGAATTAACATGAACAATGAGCAGGTGCGGCAGATCGATATACACCCCCAGGTGCTGAACATTGCCCGGCTTCCGGGCTATCGCCTGGGTTTTTACGGCTATTCGGCAATTTGGGATGGCGCGGTGGAAACAATTGTGGCTGATACCGGGGCAGAACTGTGGGGGGTGCTCTATGCCCTGGATTTTGCGGAATGCGAACGGCTTGACGAATGGATGGATGCCCGGGTCGACGGCGCCGGCAATTATTTTCATTATCCGGTTACGGTTGTCGATGGCAGGGGGCGTATTGAAGATGCGTTAATTTATAAAAAATCATCTTTGGGCAACCCTAAGCCGCCTAGTGCCCAGTATTTGGACGCCATAATCCGGGGCGCAAGGGAGAAAGGTTTGCCGGCAGAATATGTTATGTCTTTGCAAAGTGTTGCCAGCCAGCCGGCGTCTTATACCGTGCCCCGTTATCCCTGGGCGGGCAAGGAGCGGGTACTTAGTGAGGAGTGTAAGATTTGCACGGATTTGATAGAGAAAAATAGGATGGCTTGGCTGGAGAGATTAGGTTAA
- a CDS encoding helix-turn-helix transcriptional regulator, with product MADKDLYTPEEVAKTLRISRFTVYELIKRGELPAYRIGRSMRIEAVELEKYIQNSKQALTSAAPNSVAHSQDFSAPSGLILCGQDAVLDVLASQLESRLQGNRVFRRFIGSIGSLIALYNQTVNVATAHLWDSDSDEYNIPYVRRYLPGQKARIVNLVYRMEGFYVALGNPKGIADWSDLTRPDVRFINREPGAGARVLLDEKLRRLNIDSSLIKGYNRKEMSHLAVASCVARDDADAGIGTEKAAMQVANVQFVPLQKERYDLVMLRQDVDNPEFKLMMSILRSAEFRREVDGMGGYDTSLMGEIVADV from the coding sequence ATGGCCGACAAAGATCTCTATACCCCGGAAGAAGTGGCAAAAACCTTGAGAATTTCCCGGTTTACCGTTTATGAGCTGATTAAACGCGGTGAATTGCCAGCTTACCGGATTGGCCGCAGCATGCGGATAGAAGCTGTCGAACTGGAAAAATATATACAGAATTCCAAGCAAGCCCTCACATCTGCCGCCCCGAATTCGGTTGCCCACAGCCAAGACTTTTCCGCCCCGTCCGGCCTTATTCTCTGCGGCCAGGATGCCGTCCTCGACGTATTGGCCAGTCAGCTGGAATCAAGGCTTCAGGGCAACCGGGTTTTTCGGCGCTTCATTGGCAGCATCGGCAGTTTGATTGCTTTATATAACCAGACAGTAAACGTCGCTACCGCCCATTTATGGGACAGTGACAGCGACGAATACAACATTCCCTATGTCCGTCGTTATCTTCCCGGCCAAAAGGCGCGCATCGTTAATCTTGTCTACCGGATGGAAGGCTTTTACGTTGCTCTGGGCAACCCCAAAGGAATTGCCGATTGGAGTGACTTGACCCGTCCGGACGTAAGGTTTATCAATCGCGAGCCCGGCGCCGGCGCCAGGGTGTTGCTGGATGAAAAACTGCGCCGTCTTAATATTGATTCCAGCCTGATTAAAGGTTACAACCGCAAAGAAATGAGTCATTTGGCTGTTGCCAGTTGCGTCGCCCGCGATGATGCCGATGCCGGCATCGGTACGGAAAAGGCGGCGATGCAAGTTGCCAATGTGCAGTTTGTTCCGCTGCAAAAAGAACGGTATGATTTGGTTATGTTGCGGCAAGACGTGGATAATCCGGAATTTAAGCTGATGATGTCCATCCTGCGCTCCGCCGAATTTCGCCGGGAAGTGGACGGAATGGGCGGTTATGATACTTCGCTTATGGGTGAAATCGTAGCCGATGTATGA
- a CDS encoding radical SAM protein has product MGLVRRHETGYNFMGDTLTGATFRWGDTFAANPLMAPWPELADISISNYCTNTCRYCYRNSSPAGGFMSLADYRCVLEQLTDKKYGAVFQVALGGGEPLQHPDIIEIFRTTREDYAIIPNYTTSGIAFTPEIIKATRQYCGAVAISYDPYRTAMTGQQLAKLGAKLAETKIKANIHFVLSEVSIDQASDILSGACDEYFTSFNSIVFLTYKPLGMAGDDDCLKPGEKLRRFLQLVDQPATKIKIGFDACFVPNLLCNTMVDADFLDSCECGFFSVYVDENLNVLPCSFCNDAQYSFNLREYTFADIWQRRFQKYREAAAGNCTVNCSSAQQCRGKCVFFKQLQFCHTSATISPISEVS; this is encoded by the coding sequence ATGGGATTGGTTCGCAGACATGAAACCGGTTATAATTTTATGGGGGATACTTTAACCGGAGCGACTTTCCGGTGGGGCGATACATTTGCCGCCAATCCTCTAATGGCGCCATGGCCTGAACTGGCTGATATCTCCATATCAAACTACTGCACCAATACTTGCCGTTATTGCTACCGGAACAGCAGCCCGGCGGGCGGTTTTATGTCCCTTGCCGATTACCGGTGCGTGTTAGAGCAGTTAACCGATAAGAAATACGGGGCAGTTTTCCAGGTGGCCCTGGGCGGCGGCGAACCGTTGCAGCATCCGGATATTATTGAGATTTTCCGCACCACCAGGGAAGATTACGCCATAATCCCTAATTACACAACCAGCGGCATTGCCTTTACCCCTGAGATAATAAAGGCAACCAGGCAATACTGCGGCGCCGTGGCAATTTCTTATGATCCTTACCGCACAGCTATGACTGGGCAGCAACTGGCAAAACTGGGCGCAAAATTGGCAGAAACTAAAATAAAGGCCAATATTCACTTTGTGCTGTCCGAAGTGAGTATTGACCAGGCCAGTGATATTCTCAGCGGCGCTTGCGATGAATATTTTACAAGTTTCAACTCCATAGTCTTTTTAACCTACAAGCCTTTAGGAATGGCCGGCGATGACGATTGTCTAAAACCGGGAGAGAAGCTGCGGCGTTTTCTGCAATTGGTGGATCAGCCGGCAACTAAAATAAAAATAGGATTTGATGCCTGTTTTGTGCCAAATTTGTTATGTAATACAATGGTTGATGCCGATTTTCTGGATAGCTGCGAGTGCGGATTTTTTTCCGTTTATGTTGATGAAAACCTTAACGTATTGCCTTGCTCATTCTGCAATGATGCACAATATTCATTCAATCTGCGGGAATATACTTTTGCTGACATTTGGCAAAGAAGGTTCCAAAAATATCGGGAAGCGGCAGCCGGCAACTGTACTGTTAATTGTTCGTCGGCACAACAGTGCCGTGGGAAATGCGTCTTTTTTAAACAATTGCAGTTTTGTCATACATCGGCTACGATTTCACCCATAAGCGAAGTATCATAA
- a CDS encoding ABC transporter substrate-binding protein yields MVLIKAKHVLATVMILIVLAVAGGCAKPPASPPAGDAGGHRTVTDMNGTVVTLPQEVKRVAANGAMNQFVIMLAAGDKLVATTNGLKDNCILAKVYPRIREIPAPFDFLAGEVNAEELAKTKPDVVFGGNARGNNNKLKEMGVPVVQVSLSNPEEIMQAVRVVGKVLGPPSEEKAAQFCDYYTANIRKVTDRTKSLTADQRLKVYYAGNKPISTDGKNSITDAWIEMGGGKNVAASGGVDGVGREVTVENIIQWNPDVIIAASRDAKAVIEKSSQWSQINAVKNNRVYVNPKGVYLWSLRSAEEALQTLWIAKVLQPELFADVDMALEVKNFYRSFYSYELSDNEVSEILNPDK; encoded by the coding sequence ATGGTGCTAATAAAGGCAAAACATGTATTGGCAACCGTTATGATACTGATTGTGCTTGCTGTTGCCGGCGGCTGCGCGAAGCCGCCGGCGTCTCCGCCGGCGGGCGACGCCGGCGGGCACAGAACAGTAACGGATATGAACGGAACCGTTGTTACCTTGCCGCAGGAAGTAAAACGAGTTGCCGCCAATGGCGCTATGAACCAGTTTGTGATTATGCTGGCAGCCGGCGATAAGCTTGTGGCAACGACAAACGGTTTGAAAGACAATTGCATTTTGGCCAAGGTGTATCCGCGGATTCGCGAAATACCGGCGCCCTTTGATTTTCTGGCTGGTGAAGTAAATGCGGAAGAATTGGCGAAGACCAAGCCGGATGTTGTTTTCGGCGGGAATGCTAGAGGCAATAACAATAAATTGAAAGAAATGGGAGTGCCGGTAGTGCAGGTCAGTCTCAGTAACCCGGAAGAAATAATGCAGGCGGTCAGAGTGGTCGGCAAAGTATTGGGACCGCCGTCAGAGGAAAAAGCCGCGCAGTTTTGTGATTATTATACGGCCAACATCCGTAAAGTCACCGACAGGACCAAATCTCTTACCGCCGATCAACGGCTGAAAGTGTATTATGCCGGTAATAAGCCCATTAGTACCGATGGTAAAAATTCAATAACCGATGCCTGGATTGAAATGGGCGGCGGCAAAAATGTTGCGGCTTCAGGCGGGGTTGACGGTGTAGGCAGGGAGGTGACGGTGGAAAATATAATTCAGTGGAACCCCGACGTAATTATTGCGGCATCCCGCGATGCCAAGGCGGTGATAGAAAAAAGCAGCCAGTGGAGTCAGATTAACGCTGTAAAAAATAACCGCGTTTATGTAAATCCCAAAGGTGTTTACCTGTGGTCCCTGCGCAGCGCCGAGGAAGCGCTGCAGACCTTGTGGATTGCCAAAGTCCTGCAGCCGGAATTATTTGCTGACGTGGATATGGCTTTGGAAGTGAAAAATTTTTACCGGTCCTTTTACTCTTATGAACTGAGTGACAACGAAGTGTCAGAAATTTTGAATCCGGACAAATAA
- a CDS encoding TonB-dependent receptor, with protein sequence MGKRNNKKGVTKQVCGTALAVVLALTAPGVADAEDAAPEETQTTSIPVAEVEVHDTKDKAEITETAPTPEPLSSRFVLPESSTAVETFTRKDIEDIRPRDVYDLLETAQGISIQRQGARVHNFVQGRGGGNSNIGIIVDGVYMSATEAQRILGDLPVELIESVTVVRDSTVLTVGPLAAPGSFVAPNQGFILINTRRAKGRGTENNATISYSSLNTRKLTLFSGGTIKDKGKDKGYFGFGYFGTKSDGKTDKWYAPYNTTSYDQGAAGTTYKEVDGWNNAYEANSFLFNAGYEDNGFTTRMSAYVSRGEREIQPFMDRLTPYPWTKNAAGKWVTSATTLAMWKYDPINTSLFSFSTEKKWNDKQATLLSYGHTATDGTQYQYTYNVTTGAMNYAFQGQRYKDSTDDINLMHTITNGNNTLKFGTQLIDWYQLTEGSVTGAGREKLYGYYLYDEYRVDGKLTLDGGARLDKRYIKEGTGKYYYTENGTEYTARTASGVWANDTTSYSLGANYQMNPVYKLTARVSHNKTPYAEAYVSSDGSSLPAEKRMKYELGVNAKYNPAFHVSLTAFHYDIKNALASDGASDPAERYMYDTDGVTKVGVPLYKTLPASRRQGVELGINGRLSDTWSYDFGYTYYTASNWEEDATNPNNKYSLRLNYKKDSIDGAISLLRVDPYKYISGSYQAPIGGFTVLNASISKKLDKYTKITLYGQNLTDKKYATFYKGYPGGTGKDAEAGYYYDVGRTIGLEISRSF encoded by the coding sequence TTGGGAAAAAGGAATAATAAAAAAGGGGTAACCAAACAGGTATGCGGGACGGCGCTGGCCGTTGTCCTGGCGCTGACAGCACCCGGAGTCGCCGACGCGGAGGATGCCGCGCCGGAGGAAACTCAGACTACCAGTATTCCGGTGGCTGAAGTGGAAGTACACGATACGAAAGATAAGGCGGAAATAACCGAGACTGCACCAACACCCGAGCCGCTGTCCAGCCGGTTTGTGCTGCCCGAGAGCAGCACCGCCGTGGAAACCTTTACGAGAAAGGACATTGAGGACATACGGCCCCGGGATGTATATGATTTGCTGGAAACTGCCCAGGGGATCAGTATCCAGCGGCAGGGCGCCAGAGTTCACAATTTCGTGCAGGGACGCGGCGGCGGCAACAGCAATATTGGCATTATCGTCGACGGCGTATACATGTCGGCGACAGAGGCCCAGCGCATTCTGGGAGATTTGCCGGTGGAACTGATAGAATCCGTAACCGTTGTCAGGGATTCCACCGTGCTCACGGTGGGACCGCTGGCCGCGCCGGGCTCTTTCGTGGCGCCCAACCAGGGCTTTATCCTCATTAACACCCGCCGGGCCAAAGGTAGGGGTACGGAAAATAATGCAACGATCAGCTACAGCAGCCTCAATACCCGCAAACTCACTTTGTTCAGCGGCGGCACCATTAAAGACAAGGGTAAAGATAAAGGCTACTTTGGTTTTGGCTATTTCGGCACAAAATCCGACGGCAAAACCGACAAATGGTACGCGCCCTATAATACCACATCCTACGATCAGGGTGCGGCCGGCACCACTTATAAAGAGGTAGACGGCTGGAACAACGCCTATGAGGCAAACTCATTCCTGTTTAATGCCGGCTACGAGGACAATGGCTTCACTACCAGAATGTCAGCGTATGTCAGCAGGGGAGAGAGAGAGATCCAGCCGTTTATGGATAGGCTTACCCCTTACCCCTGGACGAAAAACGCCGCCGGCAAGTGGGTAACAAGCGCAACCACGCTGGCCATGTGGAAGTACGATCCGATTAATACCAGCCTGTTTTCGTTCAGCACCGAGAAAAAATGGAATGACAAACAGGCCACTTTGCTGAGCTATGGCCACACCGCCACGGACGGCACCCAGTACCAATACACCTACAATGTGACTACCGGCGCCATGAATTACGCGTTCCAGGGACAGCGTTACAAGGACAGCACTGATGACATAAATTTGATGCATACCATTACCAACGGCAACAATACGCTGAAATTCGGCACGCAGCTGATCGACTGGTATCAATTGACGGAGGGCAGCGTGACCGGCGCCGGCCGGGAAAAGTTGTACGGCTACTATCTGTATGATGAATACCGCGTTGACGGCAAACTGACGCTGGACGGCGGGGCCCGCCTGGATAAGCGCTATATCAAGGAGGGGACAGGCAAATACTATTATACGGAAAATGGCACGGAGTATACTGCCCGGACTGCCAGCGGCGTATGGGCCAATGACACCACCAGCTATTCGCTGGGAGCAAATTATCAAATGAATCCGGTATATAAACTGACCGCCAGAGTTTCCCACAACAAAACCCCCTATGCGGAGGCCTATGTTTCCAGCGACGGCTCAAGCCTGCCGGCGGAAAAACGGATGAAATATGAACTGGGTGTCAATGCTAAATATAATCCGGCATTTCATGTTTCACTGACGGCCTTTCACTATGATATAAAGAATGCCCTGGCATCAGACGGCGCCAGTGACCCGGCAGAGCGTTACATGTATGACACCGACGGCGTAACAAAAGTTGGCGTGCCGCTTTATAAAACCTTGCCGGCCAGCCGCCGGCAAGGGGTGGAACTGGGAATAAACGGCCGCTTGTCTGACACCTGGAGCTACGATTTTGGCTATACATACTATACTGCCAGCAATTGGGAGGAAGATGCGACAAACCCCAATAATAAATACTCTCTGCGCCTTAATTACAAAAAAGATTCTATCGACGGCGCTATCAGCCTTCTCCGGGTTGACCCCTATAAATACATCAGCGGCTCTTATCAGGCGCCGATTGGCGGGTTTACCGTTTTGAACGCCAGCATCAGTAAGAAACTGGATAAATATACGAAAATCACCTTATATGGGCAGAACCTGACTGACAAAAAATACGCCACTTTTTACAAAGGATACCCCGGTGGTACGGGAAAAGATGCGGAAGCAGGGTATTACTATGACGTTGGCCGCACAATCGGCCTGGAGATAAGCAGAAGTTTTTAG
- a CDS encoding nitrogenase component 1 encodes MAEDVAVARSIIMIAVTGCTLFGAYRTAASVRDAAVLIHSTIGCSWGTMAFHIPSRLQDVRQASSVLYEEDVIFGGARSLRQALAHSNEQYENSPVIFVITGCVAEIMADDVERIIATVATAKKIVLFKAAGFKGNMAAGMLHAMKTLIDTMTAKPVQQTAVNLIGILADDFKADADLAEIRRLLGKEVEINAVFPYDNYAAVSNVPAAALNIVFPGFEAIGDYLAEKFGTPQVVVDYPYGLEGSRRFAAAVAAALSLRLGSHIGSQERRATENLQAAYDYIRQLYALPVAVGGDTCRARALQIFLRQELGMQVLAAGNDSEEQPADFAQQVVESNAVILFGSSFDRKLAERHGLALIRYTYPVFDSISISNRGYAGFNGAVNLVEELINAVMAMEYRRKGLYDLQAELE; translated from the coding sequence GTGGCGGAAGATGTGGCTGTTGCGAGGAGCATCATCATGATTGCCGTGACAGGCTGCACCCTGTTTGGCGCTTACCGTACGGCCGCAAGCGTCAGGGATGCGGCCGTGCTGATCCATTCCACCATCGGCTGCAGCTGGGGGACAATGGCTTTTCATATTCCTTCCCGGCTGCAGGATGTCAGGCAGGCCAGCAGTGTGCTGTATGAGGAGGACGTGATTTTTGGCGGCGCCCGTTCGCTGCGGCAGGCACTGGCGCACAGCAACGAACAGTACGAGAATTCGCCCGTCATTTTTGTTATCACCGGCTGTGTGGCGGAAATCATGGCCGATGATGTGGAAAGAATTATCGCCACGGTTGCCACCGCCAAAAAGATTGTGCTCTTCAAAGCGGCCGGCTTCAAAGGCAATATGGCAGCCGGCATGCTGCATGCCATGAAGACCCTGATCGACACGATGACGGCCAAGCCGGTCCAACAGACGGCCGTCAATCTTATCGGAATTTTGGCCGATGATTTTAAAGCCGACGCCGACCTGGCGGAAATCAGGCGGCTACTGGGAAAGGAGGTGGAGATTAACGCCGTTTTCCCCTACGACAACTACGCGGCGGTCAGCAATGTGCCGGCAGCGGCGCTGAACATCGTTTTTCCCGGCTTTGAAGCCATCGGCGACTACCTGGCGGAAAAATTCGGCACGCCACAGGTCGTTGTCGACTATCCCTACGGCCTGGAAGGCAGCCGCCGGTTTGCCGCAGCCGTTGCCGCCGCACTGAGCCTAAGGCTTGGCAGCCATATTGGCAGCCAGGAGCGCCGGGCGACGGAGAATTTACAAGCCGCCTACGATTATATCCGTCAGTTGTACGCGCTGCCGGTTGCCGTGGGCGGCGACACCTGCCGGGCCCGGGCGCTGCAGATATTTTTGCGGCAAGAGTTGGGCATGCAGGTGCTGGCCGCCGGCAATGATTCCGAGGAGCAGCCGGCTGACTTTGCGCAGCAGGTCGTGGAATCAAACGCCGTCATCCTCTTTGGCTCTTCCTTTGACAGAAAATTGGCCGAGCGGCACGGACTGGCGCTTATTCGCTACACCTATCCGGTGTTTGATTCGATAAGCATCAGCAACCGCGGCTATGCAGGCTTTAACGGCGCCGTCAATCTGGTGGAAGAGCTGATCAATGCGGTCATGGCCATGGAATATCGACGCAAGGGCTTGTATGATCTCCAGGCAGAGCTTGAATGA
- a CDS encoding nitrogenase component 1 has translation MNNNLRDFYQEHCFTGIYSSTVPHSFSVGGKISGALFAAGEIKDAIPIIHGPIGCGFHYRYNARRRYLPVYEAECTNLSEKDIIFGGADKLRETVLAVSRRYQPALIVVVPSTATDMIHAEIRGVLAELQPLVASRLIAVESEVFSHIDKNTKKRYFRQWLQHWDKPETLGREMEEYKGCGFGELMSALVRQVMQGQPVASRTVNIEGFAWGAGGNLVIKGMVDTLRAIGIHTNCLLPNCTTADIVTAPRAQLNIVRRVRWAKGMQALFGTEYFPVTWPAGYQGLQGIVRLYRAIARHFDLEEQATAVLERQREHTLAQLQPVREFLGRYRFTVYSRSFGNIPALLDTYGQDYGLPIHYICLAIDQRRMRLAGSLPDTVELGIRNIYNALAKNGSKAQVIINPSAEELREIMAATDYVLGGRELAAAWPDARILADETLFTPFDFENYRKIAYDLAGKVKQAAPARGLMLTKFGYNPLTYPLLDTPAVTSSHILWRKMWLLRGASS, from the coding sequence ATGAATAATAATTTGCGGGACTTTTATCAGGAGCATTGCTTTACCGGCATCTATTCCTCAACCGTTCCCCACAGCTTCAGCGTCGGGGGAAAAATCAGCGGCGCCCTGTTTGCCGCCGGGGAGATCAAGGATGCCATTCCCATCATTCACGGCCCGATCGGCTGCGGCTTCCATTACCGCTACAATGCCCGGCGGCGGTATCTGCCGGTGTATGAAGCCGAGTGCACCAACTTAAGTGAAAAAGACATTATCTTCGGTGGCGCCGATAAGCTGCGGGAAACCGTACTGGCGGTTTCCCGGCGTTATCAGCCGGCGCTGATCGTAGTGGTTCCCAGTACGGCGACCGATATGATCCATGCGGAAATCCGGGGTGTGCTGGCCGAGCTCCAGCCGCTGGTGGCCAGCCGGCTGATCGCCGTGGAATCGGAAGTGTTTTCCCACATTGACAAAAACACCAAAAAGAGATACTTCCGGCAATGGCTGCAACACTGGGATAAGCCGGAGACCCTCGGGCGGGAAATGGAGGAATACAAAGGCTGCGGCTTCGGCGAACTTATGTCGGCCCTGGTCAGGCAGGTGATGCAAGGGCAGCCGGTAGCGTCCCGCACGGTTAATATTGAAGGCTTTGCCTGGGGCGCAGGCGGCAACCTCGTTATCAAAGGCATGGTAGATACCCTGCGGGCTATCGGCATTCATACCAACTGCCTGTTGCCGAACTGTACCACCGCGGACATTGTCACGGCGCCCCGGGCGCAACTTAATATTGTCAGACGGGTCCGGTGGGCCAAGGGGATGCAGGCCCTATTCGGCACCGAATATTTTCCGGTGACCTGGCCGGCCGGTTATCAGGGGCTGCAGGGTATTGTCCGCCTTTACCGGGCCATCGCCCGGCACTTTGACCTGGAGGAACAGGCCACCGCCGTGCTGGAACGGCAACGGGAGCATACCCTTGCCCAGCTTCAGCCGGTGCGGGAGTTTTTGGGGCGTTACCGTTTTACCGTATATAGCCGCTCTTTCGGCAATATACCGGCCCTGCTGGACACTTACGGGCAGGACTACGGCCTGCCGATCCATTATATCTGCCTCGCCATTGACCAAAGAAGAATGCGGCTGGCCGGCTCGCTGCCGGACACGGTGGAGCTGGGCATTCGCAATATTTATAACGCGCTGGCGAAAAACGGCAGCAAGGCACAAGTGATCATCAACCCGTCGGCCGAGGAACTGCGGGAGATTATGGCGGCAACCGATTATGTACTGGGCGGCAGGGAACTGGCGGCGGCGTGGCCTGATGCCAGAATCCTGGCCGACGAGACCCTGTTTACCCCGTTTGATTTTGAAAATTATCGCAAAATTGCCTATGATCTGGCCGGCAAAGTAAAACAGGCGGCGCCCGCCAGAGGGCTGATGCTTACAAAATTCGGCTACAACCCGCTCACCTATCCGCTGCTGGACACGCCGGCGGTGACCTCGTCCCATATCCTGTGGCGGAAGATGTGGCTGTTGCGAGGAGCATCATCATGA